In one window of Rhodanobacter sp. FDAARGOS 1247 DNA:
- a CDS encoding ABC transporter permease → MTDAPVSFPPTMSRRRVFGAYLEEARSECLRYMRNPSFMLPIMLFPAMFYLLFGVLMARSNGADAARYLLASYGVFGVMSPGLFGFGVSLALERDSGLLTFKRALPMPPGAYLIGKMIMAMAAAAGVVMLLLTMALTLGHVTLAASQAAALLLVGVLGVLPFCALGMFVGTLFKGQGAPGVLQLIYLPMSFMSGLWFPLPMLPKFLQQIAPIWPSYHLDMLALAAVGMNTQPLLGHVLVLLVFAAGFLLLAARRLRRHG, encoded by the coding sequence ATGACTGACGCACCTGTTTCGTTCCCCCCGACCATGTCGCGCCGCCGCGTGTTCGGCGCCTACCTGGAGGAGGCGCGCAGCGAATGCCTGCGCTACATGCGCAACCCCAGTTTCATGCTGCCGATCATGCTGTTCCCGGCGATGTTCTACCTGCTGTTCGGCGTGCTGATGGCGAGGTCCAATGGTGCCGATGCGGCTCGCTATCTGCTGGCCAGCTATGGCGTGTTCGGCGTGATGAGCCCGGGCCTGTTCGGCTTCGGCGTGTCGCTGGCACTGGAACGCGACAGCGGCCTGCTGACCTTCAAGCGTGCGCTGCCGATGCCGCCCGGTGCCTACCTGATCGGCAAGATGATCATGGCGATGGCCGCCGCCGCCGGGGTGGTCATGTTGTTGCTGACGATGGCCCTCACCCTGGGTCACGTGACGCTGGCCGCGTCGCAGGCCGCCGCCCTGCTGCTGGTTGGCGTGCTCGGCGTGCTGCCGTTCTGCGCGCTGGGCATGTTCGTGGGCACGTTGTTCAAGGGGCAGGGCGCGCCGGGCGTGCTGCAGCTGATCTACCTGCCGATGTCGTTCATGTCCGGCCTGTGGTTCCCGCTGCCGATGCTGCCGAAGTTCCTGCAGCAGATCGCGCCGATCTGGCCGAGCTATCACCTGGACATGCTGGCCCTGGCCGCCGTGGGCATGAACACGCAGCCGCTGCTGGGCCACGTGCTGGTTTTGCTGGTGTTCGCCGCGGGCTTCCTGCTGCTGGCGGCGCGGCGCCTGCGCCGGCACGGTTGA
- a CDS encoding response regulator transcription factor, protein MIRVLLAEDQAMVRGALSALLKLEADIDVLGSAADGEAAWRDIQKHKPDVLVTDIEMPGLTGLELAQRIQRQELPIKVVIVTTFARPGFLRRALDAGVSGYLLKDAPAENLAEALRTVHRGGRAIDPQLALEAWSEADPLNDRERQVLRLAGEGQSAGDIAAQLNLSHGTVRNYLSEAIGKLGVANRIEAYRLARQKGWL, encoded by the coding sequence ATGATTCGTGTGTTGCTGGCCGAAGACCAGGCGATGGTGCGCGGCGCGCTTTCGGCCCTGCTCAAGCTGGAGGCGGATATCGACGTGCTCGGTTCGGCGGCGGACGGCGAGGCGGCCTGGCGCGACATCCAGAAGCACAAGCCCGACGTGCTGGTCACCGACATCGAGATGCCCGGCCTGACCGGACTGGAGCTGGCCCAGCGCATCCAGCGGCAGGAGTTGCCGATCAAGGTGGTCATCGTCACCACCTTCGCCCGTCCCGGTTTCCTGCGCCGCGCGCTGGACGCCGGCGTGTCCGGTTATCTGCTGAAGGATGCGCCGGCCGAGAACCTGGCCGAAGCACTGCGCACCGTGCATCGCGGCGGTCGCGCGATCGACCCGCAACTGGCATTGGAAGCATGGTCGGAAGCCGATCCGTTGAACGATCGCGAGCGCCAGGTATTGCGCCTGGCCGGCGAAGGGCAGTCGGCCGGCGACATCGCCGCGCAATTGAATCTGTCGCATGGCACCGTGCGCAATTATCTTTCCGAGGCGATCGGCAAACTCGGCGTGGCCAATCGCATCGAGGCTTATCGACTGGCACGGCAAAAAGGCTGGTTATAG
- a CDS encoding RtcB family protein: MMSNQQYELLHAEGSATPIKGWVHGVPLEDSAKQQLRNIATLPFVGPWVAVMPDVHLGKGATVGSVVPTRGAIIPAAVGVDIGCGMAAVRTTLRASDLPDNLAQLRSSIERGVPVGNGRGGEHGKPSDSIHTMLVESRLAERLEAIKAKHHKIRTDKVDRQLGTLGGGNHFIEVCLDESGAVWVMLHSGSRGTGNLIGSYFIQRAREELAQRVLGFDLPDKDLAFFMEGEPLFDDYVEAVSWAQDYARANREAMMARVLAEMRHRLPKFQLEQMAVNCHHNYVQKETHGGEELLVTRKGAVSARAGELGIIPGSMGTCSYIVRGKGSPDSFHSCSHGAGRVMSRTAARQQITLAQHREATAHVECRKDAAVIDESPAAYKSIDAVMAAQTDLVEVVHTLRQVLCVKG, from the coding sequence ATCATGAGCAACCAACAGTACGAACTGCTGCACGCCGAAGGCAGCGCCACGCCGATCAAGGGCTGGGTGCACGGCGTGCCGCTGGAGGATTCGGCGAAGCAGCAACTGCGCAACATCGCCACGCTGCCGTTCGTCGGCCCGTGGGTCGCGGTGATGCCGGACGTGCATCTGGGCAAGGGCGCCACGGTGGGTTCGGTGGTACCGACCCGGGGCGCGATCATCCCGGCCGCAGTCGGCGTGGACATCGGCTGCGGCATGGCCGCGGTGCGGACCACGCTGCGCGCCAGCGACCTGCCGGACAACCTGGCCCAACTGCGTTCCAGCATCGAGCGCGGCGTGCCGGTCGGCAACGGCCGTGGCGGCGAGCATGGCAAGCCGTCGGACAGCATCCACACGATGCTGGTCGAATCCCGGCTGGCCGAGCGGCTGGAGGCGATCAAGGCGAAGCACCACAAGATCCGCACCGACAAGGTCGACCGGCAGCTCGGCACGCTCGGCGGCGGCAACCACTTCATCGAGGTCTGCCTGGACGAATCGGGCGCGGTGTGGGTGATGCTGCACTCCGGTTCGCGCGGCACCGGCAACCTGATCGGCAGCTACTTCATCCAGCGGGCGCGCGAGGAGCTGGCGCAGCGCGTGCTGGGCTTTGACCTGCCGGACAAGGACCTCGCGTTCTTCATGGAAGGCGAACCGCTGTTCGACGACTACGTCGAAGCGGTGTCCTGGGCGCAGGATTACGCCCGGGCCAACCGCGAGGCGATGATGGCGCGGGTGCTGGCCGAGATGCGCCACCGGCTGCCGAAGTTCCAGCTGGAACAGATGGCGGTGAACTGCCACCACAACTACGTGCAGAAGGAGACGCACGGTGGCGAGGAACTGCTGGTGACCCGCAAGGGCGCGGTGAGCGCCCGTGCCGGCGAGCTCGGCATCATCCCGGGCAGCATGGGCACGTGCAGCTACATCGTGCGTGGCAAGGGCAGTCCGGACAGCTTCCACAGCTGCAGCCACGGCGCGGGCCGGGTGATGAGCCGTACCGCGGCGCGCCAGCAGATCACCCTGGCCCAGCATCGGGAAGCCACCGCCCACGTCGAATGCCGCAAGGACGCAGCGGTGATCGACGAGTCGCCGGCGGCGTACAAGTCGATCGACGCGGTGATGGCCGCGCAGACCGACCTGGTCGAGGTGGTGCACACGTTGCGCCAGGTGCTGTGCGTGAAGGGATGA
- a CDS encoding sensor histidine kinase produces the protein MIPAFIARWFVPAPDSAVADDLRRGKSPWTDSVHLLWSLWIFITPMFDNGLRGYTLTWLLFTLASYPVFLLLFAKLRLASRRSAHLYAWGMAVLCFALLRWYPSGLSYFVYACVMLSHCDRRSFRNYVLQVLAVNIIYVVLAWQIGFPTALLVIMPVTVFVICIIVTVEQLHKEKDAALSLSHDEVRRLAATAERERIGRDLHDLLGHTLSLITLKLELSRKLFDRDVEAARREVEEAEKVARHALAEVRSAVTGIRATDLAAELASARLLLESSRVHLEYNAPSIDMPAEIERGLSLLLREAVTNIARHAAASCVQIELRREHAAVCMQVSDNGRGGIAADGNGISGMRERVRALGGTLEVQSPLGGGTQLRVVVPVPVLRLVEPPRAPPAATPAQTSSGYPAA, from the coding sequence ATGATCCCCGCCTTCATTGCCCGATGGTTCGTTCCGGCCCCGGATTCCGCCGTGGCCGACGACCTGCGACGAGGCAAGTCGCCGTGGACCGACAGCGTGCACCTGCTGTGGTCGCTGTGGATCTTCATCACGCCGATGTTCGATAACGGCCTGCGCGGCTACACGCTGACCTGGCTGCTGTTCACGCTGGCTTCGTATCCGGTGTTCCTGCTGCTGTTCGCCAAGCTGCGGCTGGCTTCGCGGCGTAGTGCCCATCTCTACGCCTGGGGCATGGCGGTGCTGTGTTTCGCCCTGTTGCGCTGGTATCCCAGCGGCCTGAGCTACTTCGTCTACGCCTGCGTGATGCTCAGCCACTGCGACCGGCGCAGCTTCCGCAACTACGTGCTGCAGGTGTTGGCGGTCAACATCATCTACGTGGTGCTGGCATGGCAAATCGGTTTCCCGACGGCCTTGCTGGTGATCATGCCGGTCACCGTGTTCGTGATCTGCATCATCGTCACCGTCGAGCAGCTCCACAAGGAAAAGGATGCCGCGCTCAGTCTTTCCCATGACGAGGTGCGCCGGCTTGCGGCCACCGCGGAGCGCGAGCGGATCGGTCGCGACCTGCACGACCTGCTGGGCCACACGCTGTCGCTGATCACGCTGAAGCTGGAGTTGTCGCGCAAGCTGTTCGACCGCGACGTCGAGGCGGCCAGGCGGGAAGTGGAGGAGGCCGAGAAAGTCGCCAGGCACGCGCTGGCCGAAGTGCGCAGCGCCGTCACCGGCATCCGTGCCACTGACCTGGCGGCGGAACTCGCCTCGGCGCGACTGCTGCTGGAATCGTCGCGCGTGCACCTGGAGTACAACGCCCCGTCGATCGACATGCCGGCCGAGATCGAGCGCGGCCTCTCGCTGCTGCTGCGCGAGGCGGTGACCAATATTGCCCGGCATGCGGCAGCCAGCTGCGTGCAGATCGAGCTGCGACGCGAACACGCGGCCGTCTGCATGCAGGTCAGCGACAACGGTCGCGGTGGCATCGCCGCCGATGGCAACGGCATCAGCGGCATGCGCGAGCGCGTGCGCGCCCTGGGTGGAACCCTGGAGGTGCAATCGCCGCTCGGCGGCGGCACGCAGTTGCGGGTGGTCGTGCCGGTGCCCGTGCTGCGTCTGGTCGAGCCGCCGCGCGCGCCACCGGCGGCCACGCCGGCGCAGACCAGCTCAGGTTATCCTGCGGCCTGA
- the queA gene encoding tRNA preQ1(34) S-adenosylmethionine ribosyltransferase-isomerase QueA, with protein MKKSDFDFELPPELIAQAPLPERSASRMLLLDVAAQSREDRMFRELPDFLRPGDLLVFNDTRVLPARLYGRKDSGGAVEILIERVTGAHEATVQLGVSKKPKEGGRIELADGSHAVVLGRDEGFFRLRFEAPEPLEKLLLKLGEMPLPPYIERHADASDMERYQTVFAREPGAVAAPTAGLHFDDATLARLRERGVEFGYVTLHVGAGTFQPVRADDLKDHHMHTEWLNVGAHLIGQIRRTRANGGRVIAVGTTVVRALESASKDGELHPFAGETQIFIFPGYRFSSIDGLLTNFHLPQSTLLMLVSALAGREYMLDAYRHAVEQRYRFFSYGDSMLILPKGV; from the coding sequence TTGAAGAAGTCCGATTTCGATTTTGAGCTGCCGCCCGAGCTGATCGCCCAAGCCCCGCTACCCGAGCGATCGGCCAGCCGGATGCTGCTGCTCGACGTCGCGGCGCAGTCGCGGGAAGACCGCATGTTCCGCGAACTGCCGGACTTCCTGCGGCCGGGCGACCTGCTGGTGTTCAACGACACCCGCGTGCTGCCGGCGCGGCTGTACGGGCGCAAGGACAGCGGCGGCGCGGTGGAGATCCTGATCGAGCGGGTCACCGGTGCGCACGAGGCCACGGTGCAGCTCGGCGTCAGCAAGAAACCGAAAGAGGGCGGCCGGATCGAACTGGCCGACGGCAGCCATGCGGTGGTGCTGGGCCGCGACGAGGGCTTCTTCCGGCTGCGTTTCGAGGCGCCGGAGCCGCTGGAAAAATTGCTGTTGAAACTGGGCGAGATGCCGCTGCCGCCGTACATCGAGCGGCACGCCGACGCCAGCGACATGGAGCGCTACCAGACCGTGTTCGCCCGCGAGCCCGGCGCGGTGGCGGCGCCGACCGCGGGCCTGCACTTCGACGATGCGACCCTGGCCCGGCTGCGCGAGCGGGGCGTCGAGTTCGGTTACGTCACCCTGCACGTGGGCGCGGGCACGTTCCAGCCGGTGCGTGCGGATGACCTGAAAGACCATCACATGCATACCGAGTGGCTCAACGTCGGGGCGCACCTGATCGGCCAGATCCGCCGCACCCGCGCGAATGGCGGGCGGGTGATCGCGGTGGGCACCACCGTGGTGCGCGCGCTGGAAAGCGCCAGCAAGGACGGCGAACTGCATCCGTTCGCCGGCGAGACGCAGATCTTCATCTTCCCCGGCTACCGCTTCAGCAGCATCGACGGCCTGCTCACCAACTTCCACCTGCCGCAGTCGACCCTGCTGATGCTGGTGTCGGCGCTGGCCGGGCGCGAGTACATGCTCGACGCGTATCGCCACGCGGTGGAGCAGCGGTATCGGTTCTTCTCGTATGGCGATTCGATGCTGATCCTGCCGAAGGGCGTCTAA
- the tgt gene encoding tRNA guanosine(34) transglycosylase Tgt, translating to MTSLQFNVHATDGAARRGRLTFARGTIETPAFMPVGTYGSVKAMTPRDVTETGAEIILGNTFHLFLRPGLEIVEKFGGLHRFIGWDKPILTDSGGFQVFSLAHKRKITEEGVTFASPVDGSKVFLSPEVSMQIQKTLDSDIAMIFDECTPYPATEKVASDSMELSLRWAARSRRAFDDLKNPNSLFGIVQGSVYENLRRRSAAGLIDIGFDGYAVGGLAVGEPEAERNHALDFTVPLLPMDKPRYLMGVGRPEDIVEAVRRGIDMFDCVMPTRNARNGFLFTAEGTLRIRNAKYATDTAVIEEGCDCYSCSNGFSRAYLRHLDRCNEILGSQLATMHNLRYYQRLMAGLREAIAGQALQAFVAEFYARRRVAGTGSGSLFAGEK from the coding sequence ATGACTTCCCTCCAGTTCAACGTTCACGCCACTGACGGCGCCGCCCGCCGCGGCCGCCTGACGTTCGCCCGTGGCACCATCGAGACCCCGGCGTTCATGCCGGTGGGCACCTACGGTTCGGTCAAGGCGATGACTCCGCGCGACGTCACCGAGACCGGCGCCGAGATCATCCTGGGCAACACGTTCCACCTGTTCCTGCGGCCCGGGCTGGAGATCGTCGAGAAGTTCGGCGGGCTGCACCGCTTCATCGGCTGGGACAAGCCGATCCTCACCGACTCCGGCGGCTTCCAGGTGTTCTCGCTGGCGCACAAGCGCAAGATCACCGAGGAGGGCGTGACGTTCGCCTCGCCGGTGGACGGTTCGAAGGTGTTCCTGTCGCCGGAAGTGTCGATGCAGATCCAGAAGACCCTGGATTCGGACATCGCGATGATCTTCGACGAGTGCACGCCGTATCCGGCCACCGAGAAGGTGGCGTCCGACTCGATGGAGCTCTCGCTGCGCTGGGCCGCGCGTTCGCGCCGCGCCTTCGATGACTTGAAGAACCCCAACTCGCTGTTCGGCATCGTGCAGGGCAGCGTCTACGAGAACCTGCGCCGGCGCTCGGCGGCGGGCCTGATCGACATCGGCTTCGACGGTTACGCGGTCGGCGGCCTGGCGGTGGGCGAGCCGGAGGCCGAACGCAACCACGCGCTGGATTTCACCGTGCCGCTGCTGCCGATGGACAAGCCGCGCTATCTGATGGGTGTGGGCCGGCCCGAGGACATCGTCGAGGCGGTGCGCCGCGGCATCGACATGTTCGATTGCGTGATGCCCACCCGCAACGCCCGCAACGGCTTCCTGTTCACCGCCGAGGGCACGCTGCGCATCCGCAACGCGAAGTACGCCACCGACACGGCGGTGATCGAGGAAGGCTGCGACTGCTACAGCTGCAGCAACGGCTTCAGCCGCGCCTACCTGCGCCATCTTGACCGCTGCAACGAGATCCTCGGCAGCCAGCTGGCCACCATGCACAACCTGCGCTATTACCAGCGGCTGATGGCCGGGCTGCGCGAGGCGATCGCCGGACAGGCTTTGCAAGCGTTCGTGGCGGAGTTCTACGCCCGTCGCCGGGTAGCCGGGACGGGGTCAGGGTCACTTTTCGCAGGCGAAAAGTGA
- the yajC gene encoding preprotein translocase subunit YajC, giving the protein MSFPISPVLAQAAAPQPAGGGMSMIIMMVVLFGLMYFMMIRPQAKRQKEHRALIAGLAKGDEVVTNGGIAGRVDEVGETFITVEIASNVKVKVQKGAVQQVLPKGSLKSV; this is encoded by the coding sequence ATGAGTTTTCCGATCTCCCCCGTGCTGGCCCAGGCCGCGGCTCCGCAGCCCGCCGGCGGCGGCATGTCCATGATCATCATGATGGTGGTGCTGTTCGGCCTGATGTATTTCATGATGATCCGTCCGCAGGCGAAGCGGCAGAAGGAGCATCGTGCACTGATCGCCGGCCTGGCCAAGGGCGACGAAGTGGTCACCAACGGCGGCATCGCCGGACGGGTGGACGAAGTGGGCGAGACCTTCATCACCGTCGAGATCGCCAGCAACGTCAAGGTGAAGGTGCAGAAGGGCGCGGTGCAGCAGGTGTTGCCCAAGGGCTCGCTGAAATCCGTCTGA
- a CDS encoding slipin family protein, with protein MFWLKQIVIGDGERGLLYRNRRFERVLSPGVHRLFDPRKRIAVTVHNLTRPEYAGSDAEVLMAQMDGPLAECFLVADIGTDQVGLVLKNGKLEDVLAPGTRKLYWKGIVPVEVQAVSLVETLEIDAHVASRLLQLGVLGKVAVTVDVPVESTGLLFVDNKLVRTLAPGAWAFWNFRKNVAAEVIELRVQSLEVSGQELLTRDKVSLRVNLAASLRVTDPVAARTKVTKYGDYLYRELQYGLRKAVSGKTLDELLGDKASLDADIFAYVRGRVVELGIEVLGVGVKDVILPGEMKDILNSVVQAEKAAQANVIRRREEANATRSLLNTARLIEESPVLMRLKELEALEKVTEKIDKLTVFGGLDGVLNQLVSLKA; from the coding sequence ATGTTCTGGCTCAAGCAAATCGTGATCGGCGACGGCGAGCGCGGTCTGCTGTATCGCAACCGTCGTTTCGAGCGCGTGCTGTCGCCGGGCGTCCATCGCCTGTTCGACCCGCGCAAGCGCATCGCCGTGACAGTGCACAACCTCACCCGCCCGGAATACGCCGGCAGCGATGCCGAGGTGTTGATGGCGCAGATGGACGGCCCGCTGGCCGAGTGCTTCCTGGTGGCCGACATCGGCACCGACCAGGTCGGCCTGGTGCTGAAGAACGGCAAGCTGGAAGACGTGCTGGCGCCGGGTACGCGCAAGCTGTACTGGAAGGGCATCGTGCCGGTCGAGGTGCAGGCGGTCTCGCTGGTGGAAACGCTGGAGATCGATGCGCACGTGGCCAGCCGTCTGCTTCAGCTGGGCGTGCTCGGCAAGGTGGCGGTGACGGTGGACGTGCCGGTGGAATCGACGGGCCTGCTGTTCGTCGACAACAAGCTGGTGCGCACGCTGGCGCCGGGCGCCTGGGCGTTCTGGAATTTCCGGAAGAACGTGGCGGCGGAGGTGATCGAGCTGCGCGTGCAGTCGCTGGAAGTGTCGGGCCAGGAACTGCTGACCCGCGACAAGGTGAGCCTGCGGGTGAACCTGGCCGCCAGCCTGCGCGTGACCGATCCGGTCGCCGCGCGCACGAAGGTGACCAAGTACGGCGACTACCTCTATCGCGAGCTGCAGTACGGCCTGCGCAAGGCGGTCTCCGGCAAGACGCTGGACGAGCTGCTGGGCGACAAGGCTTCGCTGGATGCGGACATCTTCGCCTACGTGCGTGGCCGTGTCGTCGAGCTGGGCATCGAGGTGCTCGGCGTGGGCGTCAAGGACGTGATCCTGCCGGGCGAGATGAAGGACATCCTCAACAGCGTGGTGCAGGCGGAGAAGGCGGCCCAGGCCAACGTGATCCGCCGGCGCGAGGAGGCGAACGCCACCCGTTCGCTGCTCAACACCGCGCGGCTGATCGAGGAGAGCCCGGTGCTGATGCGTCTGAAGGAGCTGGAGGCCTTGGAAAAGGTCACCGAGAAGATCGACAAGCTGACCGTGTTCGGCGGCCTGGACGGCGTGCTGAACCAGTTGGTGAGTTTGAAGGCATAA